The following is a genomic window from Halarcobacter mediterraneus.
AGTTTTTAAAAAAAAATAGAAAAAGTTTATTTAATATTGCTTTAATATTTATAGCTATTTTTTTTGGAGAAGATATTTTAAGAAGTCTTCCTTCAGATATATTTCAACTCCCAATTATTATTGGATTAACGGTCTATGTAATATATACTATTAGAAAGTGGAGAAGAAAAAGTAAAGAATCATTTGAAGCAAAGTCTATAGCACTTCATAAAAATAGAAATGATTTTATGAAAAAAAACAATAGAGAAATTTGGTTTTTTAATTCTTATAGAGGAATTGCTTTTAATAATGAAACAAAAAAATTTGAATTTCTTGATGTAGAAAAATGTGAAGAACAAGATACCAGTGATGAGGAATCTAGTGAAGGTTTTTCAACTCATTATAAAAAAGATTTTTTTACGAAGAATAAAGCAACCTTTTATCCTATTAAAGAAATTAGTTTTAATGACACTTATATAACAACACCTACTTCGACAAAAAAAGCTTTTGGTTCACAATACCACCAAAGCAAAACATCTACAATAAATAATATTATTATTGTCTTAGAAAACAATACAAAAGTTAATTTTGAAAATGATTATTTTATAAGTGAACAATGGGAGTATGTTGGAAGTAGAAATAAAGAAATACTTAAAACTTTTTTAAATATTAATACCGAAGGAAAAGAATTCCCAAATTTTAAATCTTTTTATGAATATTATGGTTTTAAAGGTTTAAGAAATTCTTAATTACCTTATTACCTTTTTTTACAGTTATATTTTAAGTCTTTCCATTCTTTCTTTATAACTGTTTTTATAAAACTCCTTTGCTTTACTACTTAAAAAGGATTTATTAATTAATTCTTCAACTTGTGGATATGAATCTTTTATTAGTTGTATTATTTTGTCAAATCTAATTTTTGGTAAATCAATATATTTTGCAAAAGTTTCAAAATCATCATATGTATAATAACCATAAGCTTTATAAGTAGAGGTATAATCCTCTAATAATTCTAATGCCATATCTCCATATTTTTCATTGATATGAAATCTTGTATTTAGCAAATCATAATTAGGTGTCAAAAAATATTCATTTGAATTAGCTTTACTATATAATGAAAAGTTTTTTAAATGAGCATCACTATTACAGATTAAATAGTTTAATATAATTCTTTTAAAAAAATCTTCAATTGCCACTATATTTGAGCTTACATGTTTTTTTATCATTTTTGCACAATCAAGATAGTTACAAGCATCATATTTATAATTTTCTCCGTGAGTTGATGGACTTACTTCTAAAATACCTGCAAAATCTTCTTGGTCATATTTCAATTTTTCATCATCATAATCAAATCTTTTTGTAAGATAAGCCAATTCTCCATCACTAAATTTTATTAAAGCACAAGAGGCAGTTGGTATTTTAAATATATTTTTTGAAATTAACATTGATAAATGTTCATTAGCGACAATATCTTTTTCATTTTCAATTTGACCAACACCCTTAGTAATTGGTTTAAGAATATATTTTCCATTTATTGCAGTAGGAGTTAAATCTTTTTTTTCAAAAGCTAAAGAAATTTTATCTTGTACTCCAGAAATTGACATTCTTGGTGATAGTTCTGCTCTTTTTTTAGTAAATTCTACTTTATCAAAGTTTAAAGGGTTTGGAGTTATACCGTTGAAAAGTTCTCTAATACATTTTGTGCAATAATTATTTTTTAGTTTTTTATCTGTTGCTAAGCAAGCTAAACATATTTTTTCTTCCATTTTATAGCTCTTCTTTTTCTATAGTAATCGAACCTATTGTATTTTCTTTTGTTGTTAATAAAAGTCGTGAAAAGTCATCACTTTTATCAATTCTAAGTTCTTTGCATTGAATATCTTTTAATTTACCTTCTGATAATAGATTATAAAAAAAAGGAAATAAGTGCTTTGACTTAAATTCTTCTTCTTGTAAAGGAAATGTAAGGCTAATTGGTTTTGCCTTTTGGCTTTGCAAATATTCTTTAATATAAATGAAACTATACTCTTTTTCACTAAACTTTGTGAGTAGTCCTGCAAGAATATTGTTTCTAAACACTTTAGCTCTTTGCATTATTTACTCTTCACTTCTATATTTATTTCCATTCCTAATACATCTAATAACTTTTCAAGTGTTTTAATAGTTGGGTTAGACTTCCCATTTTCTATATCTGAAATTGAAACATAATTTACACCTGAGTAATCTTGTAAATCTTTTAATTCTAGATTTAATTGTTTTCTTCTATTTCTTATTGTTTTACCTATTTTTTTAATAGTGAGTTCCATTGTTTACCTTAAATAGTAATTATTATTTAGTATATAAGTTAAAATTAGTTTATATTACTAATATAAAGCTTAATATAAACTTTTTAATTAGTATAAAAGCTAAACAAATTGTTTTTTCTTTTAGATTTGGTTTGGAGTAGATTAATATTTAGTATATATACTAAATTTATATGCTTATTTTGTAATAAATTCAAATTATTAGAGATTTAATTGGAAGTTTTTTAAGGTGGCAAGAATTAAAAGATTCTCGCCTTTTTTATAGCATGATATAAAAAATTACTCTGTAACAGATACAGTTACAGGAGTTGATTCCCATATACCATGCTTAGTACAGTAACCATGTGCAACTAAGTTTAATTTCTTAGAAGTAGGGATAATAGTAAAAGTTGTAGTATTATGAGCTTTAACATTTCCTAATGTTCCAGGAACATATGAAGCTTTTGCTAGTTGAGTTTCTCCATTAAATAATGTTACAGATTCAATATAGTGATCAAAATCATCTGGGTGAGTATATTCATTTCCCATTTTAACAGTTACTTCAAAAGGCTCACCTTTTTTAGCAGTTTCATCACAGTGAATAAACGGTGAGTGTCTATCTATTAAATCTTTTTTTGCTTCTCTTTCTACAGTGTCAATATCAACATATTTGTTAATCTTTGGCATTTGTTCTCCTTATAATATAATGGGCGTATTATACAAAAAAATAATTAAAATAGAAAGCAAGTACAATTATGCTATTATTTCGCCTATGAATAAAGAAGATTTTTTTATAAAACAGTTTGTTAATGATACAAAACTTATTGGTGATGATGGTGCAGTTATAGGTAAATGGGTTTATAGCAATGATGCTTTTTTTGAAAATGTTCATTTTAAAAAAGAGTGGATGAGTTTAAAGCAAATAGCCCAAAAAGCAATGCTAGTAAATATTTCAGATGCAATTGCAATGAATGCAAAACCTAAGTATGCACTTTTAACTGTAGCTATTCCAAAAAAGTACTCACAAAAAGATTTAAAAGAGTTAGCAAAAGGTTTTAAAAAAGTAGCCAAACAATTTGGTATTGAAATAATTGGTGGTGATACAATCTCAAATATAAAACTAGATATTTCAGTAACAATTATTTCTAAAACAAAAAAGCCAATTTTAAGAAGTGGAATAAAAAAAGAGGATTTACTTTGTTATACAGGAACTTTAGGAACTTCAAAAAGAGATTTAGAAAAACTCTTTTCAGGAAAAAAAGTCTCTAAAAAGTCTAAGTTTTTAAAGCCAAAACTTCATGGAGAGTTCTTTTATAAGATTGCAAAGTATGTAAGTGCCTCAATGGATATTTCAGATGGTCTATTTTTTGAGCTTGAAAGAATGTCAAAGCAAAGTAAGGTTGGATTTGAGTTTTTTGAAAAAATTGACAAAGAAGTAGGTTGTTCAGGGGAAGAGTATGAGTTACTTTTCTCATTTGATAAAAAATATAAAGAAAAAATAGAAAAGTTAGCAAAAAAATATGATGTTCCATTAACAATATTTGCAAAAGCCATAAAAGGTAAATATTCTTGTGAATGTGTTAATCATCATTTTAAAGATTAGATAATAAGGAAAATATATTGCAAGAGTTACAAAGGTATTTAAACCATTCAAAAATAGATGTTGTATTTAAACAAAATAAAGATGATTTTGTAGTAACAGAAGTACCTCTTTATGAGTTTAGTGGAGAAGGTGAACACTTAATTGTAAAGTTTAGAAAAAAAGATTTAACAACATGGGATGCAGTTAGAATATTTTCAGAACATTTAGGGTGTAAAGGAAGAGATATAGGCTATGCAGGATTAAAAGATAAAAATGCAATGACAGTACAACATATATCTATTCCAAAGCAGTTTGAAGAGAAGTTAAATAGCTTTAATCATGAACAAATAAAAGTTTTAGATGTAACAAGGCATAACAATAAAATAAGAGTAGGGCATTTAAAAGGAAATAAATTCTTTATTAGATTAAAAAGAGTAAATCTAGTTGATGCTAAAAAGATTGAACAAGCAGTACAAAGTATTGCAACTTTTGGTATGCCAAACTATTTTGGATTTCAAAGATTTGGAATAGAGGGTGATAACTACAAAAAAGGTGAAGCAATAGTAAAAGGTGAATTAAAAGAGAAAAATAGAAAACTAAAACAGATGTTTGTTAATTCTTATCAAAGTTATCTTTTCAACAACTGGCTTTCAAAAAGAATAGAAGTTTCAAAACTTGTTGACTCTTTTAAAGCTGAAGAGATTTATGAAAAACTTGAGTTACCAATAGATATTGTTAAGGATATGAAAAAACAAGAACATCCTTTCAAACTTATTCCTGGTGATTTAATGAGTCATTATCCTTATGGAAAGATTTTTCATATTGAAAACTTAAGTGAAGAGGCAGAAAAATTCTTTGCAAGAGATAGAGTGGCAACAGGACTTCTTTGTGGGAAAAGAGTTAAAAAAGCAGATGGCTTAGCACAAAATATTGAAAAAGATTTTGATGTTGAAATCAAAGAAGATGGGGCAAGAAGATTTGCATGGATTTTCCCTGAAGAGATTGAAACAAACTTTAAAGAAGAAAAAAATTGGATGGAATTACAATTTACCCTTCCTAAAGGTTCATATGCAACAGAGTTTGTTGCTGAGGTAATTCATTAAAAATATTATAAATGTAATAGTTTATAATAAAATTATTAGATAAAATAAGTTAAACTTAAGTACTTTTAAAAAAGGCTTAAGTATGACATATGAAGATTTAATTAAAGAATTATGTGATGTAATAAAAGAATCAGAGCATAATGCAATTTCTATTTATGAAAATCTGGAGAGTATGGATAGCATAATCTCTGATTTAAATATCCCTTTACACCAATCAAAAAAGATTCAAGGACTAATATCTAGTTCTTTTGGACTTTTGCAACATCAGGATTTACATAGACAAAAAATTGAAAGAGTTGTAAATTATGTTTGTGAAAGAAATAATATTGATTCAAGCCAGTATAATATTGCTTCTTCTGCTAAAAATATTTCTGCAAATGAATCATCAGATATAGTTTCTGATGATGAATTGGAAGAATTAATAAAAAGTATGCAAAATACAAATTAAAATAAAAGACTTTTAAGTCTTTTATTTTTTACACGCATCTTTTTTTAGTTTATTTAAAGTTCCAAATACTCTTAATGATTCTATTTCTACAGCTTTAGCTTTTTCATTTAATATCTCATTATCAGCTTTATTTGCATTTGCATTTATAAGTTCC
Proteins encoded in this region:
- the truD gene encoding tRNA pseudouridine(13) synthase TruD, with the protein product MQELQRYLNHSKIDVVFKQNKDDFVVTEVPLYEFSGEGEHLIVKFRKKDLTTWDAVRIFSEHLGCKGRDIGYAGLKDKNAMTVQHISIPKQFEEKLNSFNHEQIKVLDVTRHNNKIRVGHLKGNKFFIRLKRVNLVDAKKIEQAVQSIATFGMPNYFGFQRFGIEGDNYKKGEAIVKGELKEKNRKLKQMFVNSYQSYLFNNWLSKRIEVSKLVDSFKAEEIYEKLELPIDIVKDMKKQEHPFKLIPGDLMSHYPYGKIFHIENLSEEAEKFFARDRVATGLLCGKRVKKADGLAQNIEKDFDVEIKEDGARRFAWIFPEEIETNFKEEKNWMELQFTLPKGSYATEFVAEVIH
- a CDS encoding class II SORL domain-containing protein, whose protein sequence is MPKINKYVDIDTVEREAKKDLIDRHSPFIHCDETAKKGEPFEVTVKMGNEYTHPDDFDHYIESVTLFNGETQLAKASYVPGTLGNVKAHNTTTFTIIPTSKKLNLVAHGYCTKHGIWESTPVTVSVTE
- a CDS encoding type II toxin-antitoxin system HipA family toxin, coding for MEEKICLACLATDKKLKNNYCTKCIRELFNGITPNPLNFDKVEFTKKRAELSPRMSISGVQDKISLAFEKKDLTPTAINGKYILKPITKGVGQIENEKDIVANEHLSMLISKNIFKIPTASCALIKFSDGELAYLTKRFDYDDEKLKYDQEDFAGILEVSPSTHGENYKYDACNYLDCAKMIKKHVSSNIVAIEDFFKRIILNYLICNSDAHLKNFSLYSKANSNEYFLTPNYDLLNTRFHINEKYGDMALELLEDYTSTYKAYGYYTYDDFETFAKYIDLPKIRFDKIIQLIKDSYPQVEELINKSFLSSKAKEFYKNSYKERMERLKI
- a CDS encoding thiamine-phosphate kinase, which encodes MNKEDFFIKQFVNDTKLIGDDGAVIGKWVYSNDAFFENVHFKKEWMSLKQIAQKAMLVNISDAIAMNAKPKYALLTVAIPKKYSQKDLKELAKGFKKVAKQFGIEIIGGDTISNIKLDISVTIISKTKKPILRSGIKKEDLLCYTGTLGTSKRDLEKLFSGKKVSKKSKFLKPKLHGEFFYKIAKYVSASMDISDGLFFELERMSKQSKVGFEFFEKIDKEVGCSGEEYELLFSFDKKYKEKIEKLAKKYDVPLTIFAKAIKGKYSCECVNHHFKD
- a CDS encoding helix-turn-helix domain-containing protein; this encodes MELTIKKIGKTIRNRRKQLNLELKDLQDYSGVNYVSISDIENGKSNPTIKTLEKLLDVLGMEINIEVKSK
- a CDS encoding HipA N-terminal domain-containing protein codes for the protein MQRAKVFRNNILAGLLTKFSEKEYSFIYIKEYLQSQKAKPISLTFPLQEEEFKSKHLFPFFYNLLSEGKLKDIQCKELRIDKSDDFSRLLLTTKENTIGSITIEKEEL